One Coprobacter fastidiosus genomic window, CACCCTTAGTATTACATCGACTATGTGTTGATCCTCATCGACAAAGAGAGGGCATCGGAAGCCGATTAATGAATTTTGCAGAAACATTTGGCCGTGAACAAGGATACACATCGTTACAACTGGATACCCGCATCAGCAACCATACAGCAGCAAACCTTTATGAACAATTAGGATATACAAAAACCGGAACGATAACAAGAAATCGAGGGAATTTTATATGCTATGAAAAAAAACTCTGATAAAACAAGTGCGATTCTCTATATAAAATAATATCGACTTTTGGAATATATCAATCTATTTTCAATATATTTGAATTGAGAATTCATCAAAAAAAGGGAATTATAAGTTTTAAGCTCTATTATACAAACTTTTAAGCAATAATCATATATTTATTGTGTAAATTTTTGCAGTCAAGTACAAAAAGAACAAAAAAAATATATTAATATTGCTCTTAAATTCAACAATATATATTTTAAATATTATTTTAAAAGTCTGTATATAAATAAATTATACACATTGGAGAAATTCCCTTATCATTTAACAACAAAAGGGAAATCATAAATTATGAAATTTGAAGAGAAAAATATATTGATTGAAAAAGGAAAAATAGAACAAGAATATAATCTATTATTCAAACGGTTATATCCGGGATTGATGTTTTATGCAAATCGCTTTTTGGATGAAGATGAGGCAGAAGATGTAGTACAAGATGCATTTGTAGAATTATGGGAAAAACGAAATGAAATAGACTTAGGAGATTCTATCCACACATTTATGTACCGTTCGGTTTATTTTAAGGCTATCAACATAATTCGACATAAAAATGTAGAAAATAATTACTCTCAATCTTTAATTGATATATACCAAAAGAAAATAGATTACTTTCATCCGGATGAAAACGATACGATCCGAAAAATGGAAAGTAACGAAATCAATAAAGAAATTTTCTCGGTAATAGAGTCTTTACCTGAAAAATGTAAAGAGGTCTTTAAACTGAGTTATCTCAATGATATGAAAAATAAAGAAATTGCTGAATTACTGAATATTTCTTTACGAACTGTAGAAGCCCATATGTATAAAGCATTAAAATTTCTTCGTGCTAATTTATCCCACTTGATGCCTGTTATTTTATGG contains:
- a CDS encoding RNA polymerase sigma-70 factor — encoded protein: MKFEEKNILIEKGKIEQEYNLLFKRLYPGLMFYANRFLDEDEAEDVVQDAFVELWEKRNEIDLGDSIHTFMYRSVYFKAINIIRHKNVENNYSQSLIDIYQKKIDYFHPDENDTIRKMESNEINKEIFSVIESLPEKCKEVFKLSYLNDMKNKEIAELLNISLRTVEAHMYKALKFLRANLSHLMPVILWIQVFFMKYK